The following proteins come from a genomic window of Montipora foliosa isolate CH-2021 chromosome 2, ASM3666993v2, whole genome shotgun sequence:
- the LOC137992300 gene encoding kelch-like protein 3 gives MALTQHSREMFEILNTMRQKQSHTDVILRVRGKDFQAHRVILAASSRYFDAMFSSGMKESLQMEVELTELYLTEEALELLLNFIYTSFLPLTEDNVLGILEAADHLQISSAITSCTLYIINNLKDEKFNIETKLKICRVADRHNLTELREQILYALALQFGEMCTEKTFMENVTSEELLLLLSRNDLSVPSETFLFQTVISWIKFDREERLPQAAKLLDKIRLALVDIMVVLGELETEEFKSIPDCVAFMHMCLLQHVRPQLSSPFAQDKGAPRVAAKALVSLSATSGAKVFSGETKLWEPFPEFKLPNLQEKPAALYTGNHLFLFDEKVVHQYQVDTNTWTTLPPMKCTHHTFQACMFEDFLYVIGGSEVNHTVVSERFSFSKKMWQFISLHEEQNLFNSAVTVYDDGIYSIGGAWGEGSAGREVCRFDPARNSWAKLEPTKHSHSQACAFVVNGKLYVAGGKTEPPSKRQRGLVPSKFVEVYDEDSNQWRDVPQPHIPPNNYGAVEVQNHIYFILGSFAYNSGMTIDESEVYHVDLEDWRTISQHDDDAVFVYMPLNRMEMSKKSSEEQEPKSDELLGEIISAE, from the exons AACACAATGCGGCAGAAACAGTCACACACTGATGTGATTTTGCGAGTGAGAGGGAAGGATTTTCAGGCGCACAGAGTTATTCTGGCCGCGTCCAGTCGCTACTTCGATGCCATGTTCTCATCTGGAATGAAAGAAAGTTTGCAGATGGAGGTAGAATTAACAGAGCTTTATCTAACAGAAGAAGCATTAGAACTTCTTCTCAACTTCATCTACACCTCGTTTCTTCCGTTAACTGAAGATAATGTTCTGGGTATTTTGGAAGCAGCCGATCACTTGCAGATTTCCAGCGCTATCACAAGCTGCACTCTCTACATCATCAACAATCTGAAGGATGAAAAATTCAACATCGAgacaaagttgaaaatttgcAGGGTTGCCGACCGTCACAACCTCACAGAACTCCGGGAGCAGATTCTGTACGCGTTAGCCTTGCAGTTTGGAGAGATGTGCACCGAGAAAACTTTTATGGAGAACGTAACCTCAGAAGAATTGCTTCTCCTTCTTTCCCGCAACGATCTCAGCGTACCTtctgaaacatttctttttcaaacagTTATTTCGTGGATCAAATTCGACAGAGAAGAACGGTTGCCGCAAGCAGCTAAGCTTTTAGACAAAATTCGACTGGCTCTTGTTGACATTATGGTGGTACTCGGCGAACTCGAAACGGAAGAGTTTAAGAGCATCCCCGACTGCGTCGCCTTCATGCATATGTGTCTTTTACAGCATGTGCGTCCCCAGCTGTCCTCTCCTTTCGCCCAAGATAAAGGAGCACCTCGCGTGGCTGCTAAG GCTCTAGTTTCACTATCCGCCACTTCCGGAGCCAAAGTCTTCAGTGGCGAGACCAAATTATGGGAGCCTTTCCCAGAATTCAAGCTACcaaatcttcaagaaaaaccAGCTGCTCTCTACACTGGAAATCACCTATTCCTTTTCGACGAAAAAGTTGTGCATCAGTACCAAGTAGATACTAACACTTGGACAACGCTTCCACCTATGAAATGCACCCATCATACATTTCAGGCATGCATGTTTGAAGATTTCTTGTACGTGATTGGTGGCTCCGAAGTCAATCATACTGTTGTATCTGAAAGATTCAGCTTCTCTAAGAAGATGTGGCAGTTTATTTCCCTGCATGAAGAACAGAACTTGTTTAACAGCGCTGTGACTGTGTATGACGATGGCATTTATTCAATTGGTGGGGCCTGGGGCGAGGGAAGCGCGGGAAGAGAAGTTTGCCGATTTGATCCAGCGAGGAACTCCTGGGCAAAGCTGGAACCAACCAAGCATAGCCACTCCCAAGCTTGTGCGTTTGTGGTCAATGGGAAATTGTACGTCGCCGGTGGGAAAACAGAGCCACCTAGTAAACGTCAACGAGGGCTTGTGCCGTCCAAGTTTGTGGAGGTGTACGACGAAGACAGCAACCAATGGCGTGATGTTCCACAACCTCATATACCTCCAAACAATTATGGCGCTGTCGAAGTTCAAAATCATATTTACTTTATACTGGGAAGCTTTGCCTATAATAGTGGAATGACCATTGATGAGAGCGAAGTCTACCACGTTGATTTGGAAGACTGGAGGACAATAAGCCAACATGACGACGATGCAGTCTTTGTTTACATGCCATTAAACAGAATGGAAATGTCAAAGAAATCTAGCGAAGAACAAGAGCCAAAATCTGATGAACTGCTTGGGGAAATCATCTCAGCAGAGTAA